Proteins encoded by one window of Gambusia affinis linkage group LG17, SWU_Gaff_1.0, whole genome shotgun sequence:
- the LOC122847236 gene encoding secretory carrier-associated membrane protein 1-like isoform X1: protein MSNFDRNPFADQDFSNPFQDPSVTKARQTATAGLEEYNPFTDAKPVPVQSPAGMAPRSAGPGATTQPAIMRASEEPPSYSQPQAQESSGAASELLRRQEELERKAAELDRREREMQSLSASGGRKNNWPPLPERFPVGPCFYHDITVDIPVDFQKTVKIMYYLWMFHAGTLLANLVGCLAWFCVDATRGVDFGLSILWVLLFTPCSFVCWYRPLYGAFRSDSSFRFFVFFFVYICQFGVYVLQSIGITGWGASGWISALTGLNKSIAVGILMILIAALFTSLAVLSLIMFKKIHALYRTTGASFEKAQQEFATGVMSNKTVRTAAANAASTAAQEAFKEQV from the exons gatCCATCAGTGACAAAAGCAAGACAGACGGCCACTGCAGGGCTAGAGGAGTACAACCCCTTCACAGATGCCAAACCA GTTCCTGTGCAGAGCCCTGCAGGTATGGCTCCCAGGAGCGCAGGCCCCGGGGCCACCACACAGCCTGCCATCATGAGGGCCTCAGAGGAGCCTCCATCCTACTCACAACCTCAGGCGCAG GAGTCGTCAGGAGCAGCTTCTGAGCTTCTGCGGAggcaggaggagctggaacGGAAGGCGGCGGAGCTGGACCGACGGGAGAGGGAGATGCAGTCCCTCAGCGCATCAGGAG GCAGGAAAAACAACTGGCCTCCTCTCCCGGAGAGGTTCCCAGTGGGGCCGTGTTTCTACCACGACATCACCGTGGATATTCCTGTCGACTTCCAGAAGACGGTCAAAATCATGTACTACCTCTGGATGT TTCACGCTGGGACGCTGCTGGCCAACCTGGTGGGCTGCCTGGCCTGGTTCTGCGTGGACGCAACACGCGGAGTGGACTTTGGCCTGTCCATCCTCTGGGTGCTGCTCTTCACGCCTTGTTCTTTCGTCTGTTGGTACAGACCGCTTTACGGAGCATTCAG GAGCGACAgctctttcagattttttgtcttcttctttgtgtacATCTGTCAGTTTGGCGTCTACGTCCTCCAGAGTATTGGCATTACTGGCTGGGGTGCGAG TGGTTGGATCTCGGCTTTGACTGGCCTGAACAAAAGCATCGCAGTGGGCATCCTAATGATCCTCATTGCAGCTCTCTTCACCTCCCTGGCTGTCCTGTCCCTCATTATGTTCAAGAAG ATCCACGCGCTCTACCGTACCACTGGCGCCAGCTTCGAGAAGGCACAGCAGGAGTTTGCCACCGGCGTCATGTCCAACAAGACGGTTCGGACGGCGGCTGCCAACGCCGCCTCCACGGCTGCTCAAGAAGCGTTCAAAGAGCAAGTCTAA
- the LOC122847236 gene encoding secretory carrier-associated membrane protein 1-like isoform X2: MSNFDRNPFADQDFSNPFQDPSVTKARQTATAGLEEYNPFTDAKPSPAGMAPRSAGPGATTQPAIMRASEEPPSYSQPQAQESSGAASELLRRQEELERKAAELDRREREMQSLSASGGRKNNWPPLPERFPVGPCFYHDITVDIPVDFQKTVKIMYYLWMFHAGTLLANLVGCLAWFCVDATRGVDFGLSILWVLLFTPCSFVCWYRPLYGAFRSDSSFRFFVFFFVYICQFGVYVLQSIGITGWGASGWISALTGLNKSIAVGILMILIAALFTSLAVLSLIMFKKIHALYRTTGASFEKAQQEFATGVMSNKTVRTAAANAASTAAQEAFKEQV, translated from the exons gatCCATCAGTGACAAAAGCAAGACAGACGGCCACTGCAGGGCTAGAGGAGTACAACCCCTTCACAGATGCCAAACCA AGCCCTGCAGGTATGGCTCCCAGGAGCGCAGGCCCCGGGGCCACCACACAGCCTGCCATCATGAGGGCCTCAGAGGAGCCTCCATCCTACTCACAACCTCAGGCGCAG GAGTCGTCAGGAGCAGCTTCTGAGCTTCTGCGGAggcaggaggagctggaacGGAAGGCGGCGGAGCTGGACCGACGGGAGAGGGAGATGCAGTCCCTCAGCGCATCAGGAG GCAGGAAAAACAACTGGCCTCCTCTCCCGGAGAGGTTCCCAGTGGGGCCGTGTTTCTACCACGACATCACCGTGGATATTCCTGTCGACTTCCAGAAGACGGTCAAAATCATGTACTACCTCTGGATGT TTCACGCTGGGACGCTGCTGGCCAACCTGGTGGGCTGCCTGGCCTGGTTCTGCGTGGACGCAACACGCGGAGTGGACTTTGGCCTGTCCATCCTCTGGGTGCTGCTCTTCACGCCTTGTTCTTTCGTCTGTTGGTACAGACCGCTTTACGGAGCATTCAG GAGCGACAgctctttcagattttttgtcttcttctttgtgtacATCTGTCAGTTTGGCGTCTACGTCCTCCAGAGTATTGGCATTACTGGCTGGGGTGCGAG TGGTTGGATCTCGGCTTTGACTGGCCTGAACAAAAGCATCGCAGTGGGCATCCTAATGATCCTCATTGCAGCTCTCTTCACCTCCCTGGCTGTCCTGTCCCTCATTATGTTCAAGAAG ATCCACGCGCTCTACCGTACCACTGGCGCCAGCTTCGAGAAGGCACAGCAGGAGTTTGCCACCGGCGTCATGTCCAACAAGACGGTTCGGACGGCGGCTGCCAACGCCGCCTCCACGGCTGCTCAAGAAGCGTTCAAAGAGCAAGTCTAA